In Aestuariibaculum lutulentum, one DNA window encodes the following:
- a CDS encoding peptidylprolyl isomerase, protein MATSCHFFKEVDDRIPVARVNESYLYYDDIKDLVSEGTSKEDSTLVVQNYINQWATQQLLVDGAKLNLSEATQNNFNKLVNQYKNDLYTKAYVEALVARSIDSVISKEEAETYYNINKDAFKLNEELIKFRYIHIDENMNNYKSVVERFKRFNDKDKRVLDSLSIQFKSYSLNDSIWIKASQVVKKITAITPENKDQLLKKSNFVQLKDSLGVYLMQVNDVLLPKDTAPLEYVKPTIDQIVINKRKLELIRKLEKDITKDAITNKQFEIYK, encoded by the coding sequence TTGGCAACCTCGTGTCATTTCTTTAAAGAAGTCGATGACCGTATCCCTGTTGCACGAGTTAATGAAAGCTATTTGTATTACGACGATATTAAAGATTTAGTATCTGAAGGTACTTCAAAAGAAGACAGTACTTTAGTGGTTCAGAATTACATTAATCAATGGGCAACGCAACAGTTATTGGTCGATGGAGCAAAGCTTAATTTAAGTGAAGCAACACAAAATAATTTCAACAAGCTGGTTAATCAGTATAAAAACGATTTGTACACCAAAGCTTATGTTGAGGCTTTAGTGGCGAGAAGTATCGATTCTGTGATTTCAAAAGAGGAAGCAGAAACCTATTATAATATAAATAAGGATGCTTTTAAACTGAATGAAGAATTAATTAAGTTTAGATATATTCATATTGATGAAAATATGAATAATTATAAATCTGTAGTTGAGCGGTTTAAACGTTTTAATGATAAAGATAAGCGCGTACTAGACTCCTTGTCTATTCAGTTTAAATCGTATTCACTTAACGATTCCATTTGGATTAAGGCCAGTCAGGTGGTTAAAAAAATTACAGCAATTACCCCGGAAAATAAAGATCAACTGTTAAAAAAATCTAATTTTGTGCAGCTCAAAGATTCATTAGGAGTATATTTGATGCAGGTGAACGATGTGTTATTGCCTAAAGATACGGCACCGTTGGAATATGTAAAACCAACCATCGATCAAATTGTAATCAACAAAAGAAAGCTCGAGCTTATTCGAAAATTAGAAAAAGATATAACTAAAGATGCCATTACAAATAAACAATTCGAAATCTATAAATAA
- a CDS encoding AAA family ATPase, producing MSDVSAIEQFVKQYKDLKTEIAKIIVGQDEVVNQILISIFSGGHSLLIGVPGLAKTLMVNTIAQALGLDFKRIQFTPDLMPSDILGSEILDEDRHFKFIKGPIFSNIILADEINRTPPKTQAALLEAMQERAVTVAGHHYKLDLPYFVLATQNPIEQEGTYPLPEAQLDRFMFAINLDYPTFEEEVEVVKSTTTDSKKEIKALFTAKQIIDFQQLIRRIPVADNVVEYAVTMVGKTRPNSESAIDLVKNYIDWGAGPRASQNLILAAKTHAAIHGKFSPDIENVQAVANGILRHRIIKNYKAEAEGITEDQIIKSLF from the coding sequence ATGTCAGATGTTTCCGCTATTGAACAATTTGTAAAGCAGTATAAAGATTTAAAAACCGAAATCGCTAAGATCATTGTTGGTCAGGACGAGGTTGTAAATCAAATATTAATTTCCATTTTTTCTGGCGGACATTCACTTTTAATTGGTGTGCCTGGACTAGCCAAAACTTTAATGGTTAATACCATTGCTCAGGCGTTAGGTTTAGATTTTAAACGTATTCAATTTACGCCTGATTTAATGCCAAGTGATATTTTAGGTAGTGAAATCTTAGATGAAGACCGTCACTTTAAGTTTATTAAAGGTCCTATTTTTTCGAATATTATCTTAGCCGATGAGATAAACAGAACGCCACCAAAAACACAAGCAGCTTTATTGGAAGCTATGCAGGAGCGTGCGGTAACTGTGGCTGGGCATCACTACAAATTAGATTTACCATATTTTGTTTTAGCAACACAAAACCCGATTGAGCAGGAGGGAACGTATCCGTTACCCGAAGCACAGTTAGACCGTTTTATGTTCGCCATTAATTTAGATTACCCAACGTTTGAGGAGGAAGTAGAAGTTGTAAAATCGACAACAACAGACTCTAAAAAGGAAATCAAGGCTTTATTTACTGCAAAGCAGATTATCGATTTCCAGCAATTAATTCGTCGTATTCCTGTTGCCGATAATGTGGTTGAATATGCCGTAACCATGGTTGGGAAAACAAGACCAAATTCAGAATCTGCCATAGATTTAGTTAAAAATTATATCGATTGGGGTGCTGGACCTAGAGCTTCTCAAAATTTAATATTGGCGGCAAAAACCCATGCAGCCATTCACGGTAAATTTTCACCGGATATTGAAAATGTACAGGCTGTGGCTAATGGTATCTTACGTCATAGAATTATCAAGAACTATAAAGCTGAAGCGGAAGGTATTACCGAAGATCAAATCATCAAGAGTTTGTTTTAA
- a CDS encoding peptidylprolyl isomerase, with amino-acid sequence MPLQINNSKSINNLKHILGLCIALLGAQVMVAQEIIEDEVKEEVKEAAPANQNAKKVDGVAAVVGDYILLDSDVDKAYVQLQAQGVNTKDIGRCELFGKLLEDKLYAHHAIQDSIVVSDAQIRQNVDYQIEQFLQSTNGSMEALLKFYNKDDEQSFRDEMFEINKANMLAQEMQKKIVGEIEITPEEVREFFNKIPKDQRPTFGTELKVAQIVAEPKVAEEERQRVINRLKEFKRDILENGSSFRSKAVLYSEDPGSASKGGKYTLNRNQPRMVREFRQVAFALQEGEISEPFKTDYGYHIIYCEKVRGQERDVAHILLTPKVSDEAIKEAKERLEKVRQRIVDGEISFADAAREASDEKETRGDGGQLINPATQDYNFELTRMDTELYTQIQNLKDNEVSLVYKEEDRTGGVKFKILMVTDRIDEHEANYARDYLKIKQLALDEKKIDAIAKWQQEKIMDTYIKISGEYRDCNFSSNWLKK; translated from the coding sequence ATGCCATTACAAATAAACAATTCGAAATCTATAAATAATTTGAAACACATATTGGGTTTATGCATAGCATTACTTGGGGCACAGGTAATGGTTGCTCAGGAAATCATTGAAGACGAAGTTAAGGAAGAGGTAAAGGAAGCAGCTCCTGCAAACCAAAATGCTAAAAAAGTAGATGGCGTTGCTGCTGTAGTTGGAGACTATATTTTATTAGATTCAGATGTCGATAAGGCTTATGTGCAATTACAGGCACAGGGTGTAAATACCAAAGATATTGGTCGTTGCGAATTGTTTGGTAAACTTTTAGAAGATAAATTATACGCACATCACGCCATTCAGGATAGTATTGTGGTGTCTGATGCGCAAATCAGACAAAATGTAGATTATCAAATCGAACAGTTTTTACAGTCTACAAATGGTTCTATGGAGGCTTTGTTGAAGTTCTATAATAAAGATGATGAGCAAAGTTTTAGAGATGAGATGTTCGAAATCAATAAAGCGAACATGTTAGCTCAGGAAATGCAGAAAAAGATTGTTGGTGAAATTGAAATTACTCCAGAAGAAGTTCGTGAGTTTTTCAATAAAATTCCAAAAGATCAGCGTCCGACATTTGGTACTGAGTTGAAAGTAGCTCAGATTGTAGCAGAGCCTAAAGTGGCTGAAGAGGAAAGGCAACGTGTAATCAATCGTTTAAAAGAATTTAAAAGAGATATTTTAGAAAACGGATCAAGTTTCCGTTCTAAAGCCGTTTTATATTCAGAAGATCCGGGTTCTGCCAGTAAGGGAGGAAAGTATACCTTGAACAGAAATCAGCCTCGAATGGTTAGAGAGTTCAGACAGGTAGCTTTTGCGCTTCAGGAAGGTGAGATTTCAGAACCTTTTAAAACGGATTATGGTTATCACATTATTTACTGTGAAAAAGTTAGAGGACAGGAACGAGATGTAGCACATATCTTATTAACACCAAAAGTATCAGACGAGGCGATTAAAGAAGCTAAAGAACGTTTGGAAAAAGTAAGACAGCGTATTGTTGATGGCGAGATTTCTTTTGCCGATGCTGCAAGAGAAGCCAGTGATGAAAAAGAAACCAGAGGTGATGGCGGACAGTTAATTAATCCGGCAACACAAGATTATAATTTTGAATTAACCAGAATGGATACCGAGTTATATACTCAGATTCAAAATTTAAAAGATAACGAGGTAAGTTTGGTATATAAAGAAGAAGATCGTACAGGCGGTGTTAAGTTTAAAATACTAATGGTTACCGATAGGATTGATGAGCATGAAGCAAACTATGCCCGCGATTATTTAAAAATAAAACAATTAGCTTTAGACGAAAAGAAAATTGATGCTATTGCTAAATGGCAACAGGAAAAAATCATGGATACTTACATAAAAATTAGTGGTGAGTATAGAGATTGTAACTTTTCTAGTAACTGGTTAAAAAAATAA
- a CDS encoding TonB-dependent receptor: MFNKLSLFLILAVQMSFSQSKIVGTIFDSNKDTVAFANILLSGTNTGTSTDNAGVFEFKNLSAGSYTIKVSFVGYKQTTKTVVLEDNQTLKLSITLETDSDLEEIELFGNRFEHPDKIEALTRLPLEPYEQIQSISIISDKVITQQGNLTISDATKNVPGVYTFATYGNKRESMSSRGFRGIPILKNGVRVHSDFRGTGILTDMQGVDNIQVLKGAAAITQGVATDLGSPGGVINIVTKTPKYYFGGNVSQRIGSFGQARTTFDVYGPLAKTENVAFRVNGALERADGFRDGISSDRFYINPSLQWKVDSKSTITLEMDYMDDSRTPDLGTVNLAGNDTNAIYDLPYDQFLGYSNDKSLTTNSTYSVRFDRALTEKLTLKAAYFKSDLDLDDKGASLGSVVNDEFGDPIYNQRKRGYSVSTRKDANSVLQFDLVGDELKTGSVSHSFQVGFDYRTTKYSTKSQRITTIDTIDVFTSVNHVLPDNLNFGSTSLAGSKSRALGFVAQDVITFNNWVKTFLGLRYSKTQTIAATETTESDAINPLVGAIFTPVKNANLFVSYTNSSYPRTGTRLDVNGNQLGNERFDQFETGIKTNWLDSRLRFNFTFFKINNKDINLPVYDENWVATGYYQKGGNDERKGVEVELSGHILDNLEVITGYSYIDAQYKEHTSYVYGSAPLNTPKHTFNAYANYKFKKKLDGLSLGAGIYYTGERPINDWSSGAVTHEGIVPNQEPFNVDAYTQVNAQVAYNFNRHWNFRFILNNIFDEIGYNAYRTSYINQTDPRNFAGMLTYSF; this comes from the coding sequence ATGTTTAATAAATTAAGTTTATTTCTGATTTTGGCAGTACAAATGTCATTTTCACAATCTAAAATAGTAGGAACAATATTTGATTCGAATAAGGATACCGTTGCTTTTGCTAATATTTTATTGTCTGGTACAAACACAGGAACTTCTACAGACAACGCTGGTGTTTTTGAATTTAAGAACCTTTCGGCTGGCTCATATACCATAAAAGTTAGTTTTGTTGGCTATAAGCAAACAACTAAAACTGTAGTGTTAGAAGATAATCAAACTTTAAAGTTGTCTATTACTTTAGAGACCGATTCAGATTTAGAAGAAATTGAACTTTTTGGAAATCGATTCGAGCACCCTGATAAAATTGAAGCCTTAACAAGGTTACCATTGGAACCTTACGAGCAAATTCAGAGTATTTCCATTATATCAGATAAAGTAATTACGCAACAAGGAAATTTAACCATTTCAGATGCTACGAAAAATGTGCCTGGGGTATACACGTTTGCAACTTACGGAAACAAGAGAGAGAGTATGTCTTCTCGTGGATTCAGAGGAATTCCAATATTAAAAAATGGGGTGCGTGTACATTCAGATTTTAGAGGAACCGGAATTTTAACAGATATGCAGGGTGTTGATAATATTCAGGTATTAAAAGGAGCGGCGGCTATTACACAAGGGGTTGCAACCGACTTAGGGAGTCCGGGTGGTGTTATAAACATTGTAACCAAAACGCCTAAATATTATTTTGGTGGTAATGTATCTCAACGTATTGGTAGCTTTGGACAAGCCCGAACAACTTTCGATGTTTACGGTCCTTTAGCAAAAACGGAAAATGTAGCCTTTAGAGTTAATGGGGCATTAGAACGTGCCGATGGTTTTAGAGATGGCATTTCTTCTGATCGTTTTTATATCAATCCATCTTTACAATGGAAAGTAGATAGTAAATCGACCATTACTTTAGAAATGGATTATATGGATGATAGCAGAACACCGGATTTAGGAACGGTAAATTTAGCAGGTAATGATACCAATGCAATTTACGATTTGCCATATGATCAGTTTTTAGGTTATTCAAACGATAAATCATTAACTACAAATAGTACATATTCTGTGCGTTTTGACAGGGCATTAACCGAAAAGTTAACGTTGAAAGCTGCTTATTTTAAATCAGATTTAGATCTTGATGATAAAGGAGCAAGCTTAGGAAGCGTGGTAAATGACGAATTTGGAGATCCCATTTACAATCAACGTAAACGTGGTTATTCAGTTTCTACAAGAAAAGATGCCAATAGCGTTTTGCAATTCGATTTAGTAGGAGATGAATTAAAAACAGGAAGTGTCTCTCATAGTTTTCAGGTTGGATTCGATTATAGAACAACCAAGTATAGTACAAAATCTCAGCGTATAACGACAATAGATACTATAGATGTATTTACTTCAGTAAATCATGTGTTACCCGATAACTTAAACTTTGGAAGTACTAGTTTAGCAGGATCAAAATCAAGAGCTTTAGGTTTTGTAGCACAAGATGTTATTACTTTTAATAATTGGGTAAAAACCTTCTTGGGGCTTCGTTATAGTAAAACACAAACAATTGCAGCAACCGAAACAACTGAGAGCGATGCTATAAATCCTTTAGTTGGTGCTATTTTTACACCAGTTAAAAATGCAAATCTGTTTGTATCCTACACAAACAGTTCTTACCCCAGAACAGGAACTCGTTTAGATGTTAACGGAAATCAGTTAGGTAATGAGCGTTTCGATCAGTTTGAAACAGGGATAAAAACCAATTGGTTAGATAGCCGTTTACGTTTCAACTTTACATTCTTTAAGATAAATAACAAGGATATTAATTTACCGGTTTACGATGAAAACTGGGTAGCAACCGGATATTATCAAAAAGGAGGTAACGACGAAAGAAAAGGCGTAGAGGTTGAGCTTAGCGGGCATATATTAGACAATTTAGAGGTGATAACCGGTTATTCTTATATTGATGCGCAGTACAAGGAACACACATCGTACGTTTATGGTTCGGCGCCTTTAAATACACCTAAGCATACCTTTAATGCTTATGCAAACTATAAGTTTAAAAAGAAATTAGATGGTTTATCTTTGGGAGCAGGAATTTATTACACTGGTGAAAGACCTATTAATGATTGGAGTTCAGGAGCTGTTACTCACGAAGGTATTGTACCAAACCAGGAGCCATTTAATGTTGATGCTTACACACAGGTAAATGCTCAGGTAGCATACAACTTTAATCGCCATTGGAATTTCAGATTTATACTAAACAATATTTTTGACGAAATTGGTTATAACGCCTATAGAACGAGTTATATTAACCAAACCGATCCAAGAAATTTTGCAGGTATGTTAACATATTCATTTTAA
- a CDS encoding PepSY-associated TM helix domain-containing protein has translation MSKKGTYSFRKLINDIHLWLGIASGIVIFFVCFSGTILAFEHEIKDAFSSSIKVQPKGDRVSVEELISSLRTSNLGFVTGLTIPSDSDEPYEFSVKKDLKERRGSTVLVNPYTSEIHKVEKSGADNFLMVMFKLHRWLLLDINVGRPIVGIATIIFLILSVSGLVLWFPKKIKWKLIKQGFKIKTDANWKRINHDLHNTLGFYSCIFILIMAITGLCWSFEGYREGLGNLIGAKIFDRGGIDYKAENNEGIVLTIDEAIANANTILNYDGELSVGFPDKRNYYYRFSKVADANWSPVVSDKLYLDVSGNVLKVERFDEKPLNTQIASLIRPIHTGEIYGTFSKIIYFLACLIGTSLPVTGTIIWINKLKKKNKRKQKVTPVLRKVV, from the coding sequence ATGTCAAAAAAAGGAACCTACAGTTTTAGAAAGTTAATTAACGATATTCACTTGTGGTTGGGAATAGCCAGTGGAATTGTTATTTTTTTTGTGTGTTTTAGTGGAACAATTCTTGCATTTGAGCATGAGATTAAAGATGCTTTTTCTTCATCAATAAAAGTTCAACCGAAAGGGGATAGGGTCTCTGTAGAAGAACTTATAAGTTCGTTACGAACATCAAATTTGGGTTTTGTAACTGGGTTAACAATTCCGAGCGATTCAGATGAACCTTATGAGTTTTCAGTAAAGAAGGACTTAAAGGAACGTCGTGGTTCAACAGTATTGGTTAACCCTTATACTTCAGAAATTCATAAAGTAGAAAAATCTGGAGCAGACAACTTTCTAATGGTTATGTTTAAATTGCATAGATGGCTGTTGTTAGATATTAATGTAGGCCGTCCAATTGTAGGCATTGCAACCATTATCTTTTTAATATTATCGGTTTCTGGGTTGGTATTATGGTTTCCTAAAAAAATAAAATGGAAACTGATAAAACAAGGATTTAAAATTAAAACCGATGCGAACTGGAAACGTATCAATCATGATTTGCATAATACTTTAGGGTTTTATTCCTGTATTTTTATCCTTATTATGGCAATAACAGGATTATGCTGGTCTTTTGAAGGTTATAGAGAAGGATTGGGCAATTTGATAGGAGCAAAGATTTTTGATCGTGGTGGAATTGATTACAAAGCAGAAAATAATGAGGGGATAGTTCTAACTATTGATGAAGCTATTGCTAATGCCAACACAATCCTGAACTACGACGGAGAGCTTTCTGTTGGTTTTCCAGATAAGCGTAATTACTATTACCGATTTTCTAAAGTAGCTGATGCCAACTGGTCTCCGGTCGTATCAGATAAATTGTATTTGGATGTTTCGGGAAACGTATTAAAAGTAGAACGGTTTGATGAGAAGCCTTTAAATACACAAATAGCGTCTTTAATACGACCTATTCATACCGGAGAAATCTACGGAACATTTTCTAAGATAATATACTTTTTGGCTTGTTTAATAGGCACCAGTCTACCTGTAACAGGAACAATAATTTGGATTAATAAGTTGAAGAAGAAAAATAAAAGAAAGCAGAAGGTAACTCCGGTTTTACGTAAAGTTGTTTAA
- the guaB gene encoding IMP dehydrogenase, which produces MIAHQNKIVGEGLTYDDVLLVPAYSEVLPREVNIQTKFTRNITINVPIISAAMDTVTESKMAIAMAQEGGIGVLHKNMTIEAQALKVRRVKRAESGMIIDPVTLPLTAKVKDAKSFMAEHGIGGIPIVDDEGTLKGIVTNRDLRFEHDNKRPIVEVMTSENLVTAAVGTSLKDAETILQKHKIEKLLIVDDNYKLSGLITFRDITKLKQKPIANKDEFGRLRVAAALGVTADAVVRAEALVNAGVDAVVIDTAHGHTQGVVNVLKEVKAKFPKLDVIVGNIATAEAAKYLVEAGADAVKVGIGPGSICTTRVVAGVGFPQFSAVLEVAAAIKGSGVPVIADGGIRYTGDIPKAIAAGADCVMLGSLLAGTKESPGETIIYEGRKFKSYRGMGSVEAMKEGSKDRYFQDVEDDIKKLVPEGIVGRVPYKGDLYESIHQFIGGLRAGMGYCGAKDIETLKEKGQFVKITASGINESHPHDVTITKESPNYSR; this is translated from the coding sequence TCAGAAGTTCTTCCTCGCGAAGTAAATATCCAAACAAAATTTACCAGAAACATTACCATAAACGTGCCAATTATTTCGGCAGCTATGGATACGGTTACCGAAAGCAAAATGGCTATTGCTATGGCGCAAGAGGGTGGTATTGGTGTGTTACATAAGAACATGACAATTGAAGCGCAGGCTTTAAAAGTAAGACGTGTTAAACGTGCAGAAAGCGGTATGATTATCGATCCTGTTACTTTACCACTTACAGCTAAAGTTAAAGATGCGAAATCATTCATGGCAGAACACGGTATTGGTGGTATTCCAATTGTTGATGACGAAGGTACATTAAAAGGTATCGTTACTAACCGTGATTTACGTTTCGAGCACGATAACAAACGTCCTATCGTTGAAGTTATGACAAGTGAGAACTTGGTAACGGCTGCTGTTGGAACGTCTTTAAAAGATGCCGAAACTATTCTTCAAAAACATAAAATTGAAAAGCTACTTATCGTAGACGACAATTATAAATTATCAGGTTTAATCACCTTTAGAGATATTACTAAATTAAAGCAAAAGCCAATCGCTAATAAAGATGAGTTTGGTCGTTTACGTGTTGCTGCAGCTTTAGGAGTTACAGCTGATGCAGTGGTTAGAGCTGAAGCTTTAGTTAATGCCGGTGTTGATGCTGTTGTTATTGATACGGCACACGGACATACTCAAGGTGTGGTTAACGTATTAAAAGAAGTAAAAGCTAAGTTTCCAAAGTTAGATGTTATCGTTGGAAATATCGCTACAGCAGAAGCTGCTAAGTATTTAGTAGAAGCTGGTGCCGATGCAGTTAAAGTTGGTATTGGTCCGGGTTCTATCTGTACAACACGTGTTGTAGCAGGTGTAGGTTTCCCTCAGTTTTCTGCGGTATTAGAAGTGGCTGCTGCTATTAAAGGTTCAGGAGTTCCTGTAATTGCAGATGGTGGTATTCGTTATACAGGAGATATTCCAAAGGCGATTGCTGCTGGTGCAGACTGTGTGATGTTAGGATCGCTTTTAGCAGGTACTAAAGAATCTCCGGGAGAAACGATTATCTACGAAGGACGTAAATTTAAGTCTTACCGTGGTATGGGGTCTGTAGAGGCTATGAAAGAAGGTAGTAAAGACCGTTATTTCCAGGATGTAGAAGACGATATAAAAAAATTAGTTCCGGAAGGAATCGTTGGACGTGTACCTTACAAAGGTGATTTATACGAAAGTATTCACCAATTTATAGGTGGTTTACGTGCAGGTATGGGATACTGTGGGGCTAAAGATATCGAGACTTTAAAAGAAAAAGGTCAATTTGTAAAAATTACAGCAAGTGGTATTAACGAAAGTCACCCACACGATGTAACAATCACTAAAGAATCACCTAACTACTCAAGATAG
- a CDS encoding peptidylprolyl isomerase yields the protein MNIKYIFVLFFTLFLPQVKAQTSKEDVLFTVDSEPVTASEFIRVYNKNLDLVQDESQKDVDEYLKLFTNYKLKLKEARALKLDEKPSYIRELSNYKKQLANSYITDNKVTDELVEEAYNRVSYDVKASHILIKLPEHASPSDTLVAYNDIIKLRDRALAEGFEKVREEVHNGQTIYGEDLDWFSGFKMVYKFENAAYNTPVGEISMPFRTRFGYHIVSVQDKRKSRGERTVAHIMIFQKKEDANQEQSAERIQDIYKKLQQGETFETLAKQFSEDKSTASNGGRLTPISSGQLNSKEFEDTVFGLEEVGDISEPIKTEYGWHIIKLLNKKPIASFEDMRPELEQMVKRDERSKLIDEALYAKLRAKYGVSEEQPALPYFVGLLNDDYYKLSWKLPVAFEANKPLVKIGDEQLLFVDFGNFLVKNQHYNRSADTFENIVNQAYESFLNTNLVKYQEEHLEEEDEDFAHIVGEYRDGLLLFDLMESTIWDAAKTDSLGVRNFYESHKAKYIAPEKIDAVVASSAQQKTLKKVSKLIEQGMSVEDIKALVNSNDKIDVIFTEEIMDAGHQVLPENFEFKKGVSKIYKHNDAFVLVNVKDIIPETQRTFEESKGLVLSDYQTYKEEQWVAELAAKYPVEVNQEVLNQVKSQLKLNK from the coding sequence ATGAATATAAAGTATATTTTTGTTTTATTCTTCACTTTGTTTTTACCTCAGGTAAAGGCCCAAACATCTAAAGAAGACGTGTTATTTACAGTCGATAGTGAACCCGTTACAGCTTCTGAATTTATAAGGGTTTACAATAAGAATTTAGATTTAGTACAGGATGAATCTCAAAAAGATGTTGACGAGTATTTGAAACTTTTTACCAATTACAAATTAAAGTTAAAAGAAGCCAGAGCTTTAAAGTTAGATGAAAAGCCATCTTACATTCGGGAATTATCGAATTATAAGAAGCAATTGGCAAACAGTTATATTACCGACAATAAGGTAACCGATGAGTTGGTAGAGGAAGCTTACAATAGGGTGTCTTACGACGTAAAGGCCAGTCATATTCTCATTAAATTACCTGAGCATGCCAGTCCGAGTGATACACTTGTAGCTTATAACGATATCATAAAACTTCGGGACCGAGCTTTAGCTGAAGGTTTTGAAAAGGTAAGAGAAGAAGTGCATAACGGACAAACCATTTACGGAGAAGATCTAGATTGGTTTTCTGGTTTTAAAATGGTGTACAAGTTTGAAAACGCGGCTTACAATACACCAGTAGGAGAAATTTCGATGCCGTTTAGAACGCGTTTTGGTTATCATATTGTATCTGTTCAGGATAAACGTAAGTCTAGAGGTGAGCGCACTGTGGCTCATATTATGATTTTCCAAAAAAAGGAAGATGCTAATCAGGAACAATCTGCTGAAAGAATTCAGGATATTTATAAAAAACTACAACAAGGTGAAACTTTTGAAACCTTAGCAAAACAATTTTCAGAAGATAAAAGTACGGCTTCAAATGGTGGACGATTAACACCTATAAGCAGCGGACAGCTTAATTCAAAAGAGTTTGAGGATACGGTATTTGGATTAGAGGAAGTTGGTGATATTTCAGAACCCATAAAAACAGAATACGGTTGGCACATTATAAAATTGTTAAATAAAAAACCAATCGCAAGTTTTGAAGATATGCGTCCGGAACTGGAACAAATGGTTAAGCGTGACGAACGTTCAAAGTTAATTGATGAAGCGTTGTATGCTAAGTTAAGAGCTAAGTACGGCGTATCAGAAGAACAACCTGCTTTACCATATTTTGTAGGACTTTTAAATGACGATTATTATAAATTATCATGGAAGCTTCCTGTCGCTTTTGAGGCGAATAAGCCTTTGGTTAAAATTGGAGATGAACAATTGTTATTTGTTGATTTTGGTAATTTCTTAGTTAAAAATCAACATTACAACAGAAGCGCAGATACTTTTGAAAATATTGTAAATCAAGCTTATGAAAGTTTCTTAAATACTAATTTGGTTAAATATCAGGAAGAGCATTTAGAAGAAGAGGATGAAGATTTTGCGCATATTGTAGGTGAGTATCGCGATGGTTTATTGTTATTCGATTTAATGGAGTCTACCATTTGGGATGCAGCTAAAACAGATTCTTTAGGAGTTAGAAATTTTTATGAATCTCATAAAGCTAAGTATATAGCGCCAGAAAAGATTGATGCTGTTGTAGCGTCTTCAGCCCAACAAAAAACACTTAAGAAAGTATCAAAATTAATAGAACAAGGTATGTCTGTTGAAGATATTAAGGCTTTAGTGAATAGTAATGATAAAATAGATGTTATCTTTACAGAGGAAATTATGGATGCTGGCCATCAGGTGTTACCAGAGAACTTTGAATTTAAAAAAGGGGTGTCTAAAATTTACAAGCACAACGATGCGTTTGTATTAGTGAATGTAAAAGATATAATTCCGGAAACTCAAAGAACATTCGAGGAATCAAAAGGGTTAGTGCTTAGCGATTATCAAACCTATAAGGAGGAACAATGGGTAGCCGAATTGGCTGCAAAATATCCTGTAGAGGTAAACCAGGAGGTTTTAAATCAGGTAAAATCTCAACTAAAACTAAATAAGTAA
- a CDS encoding sterol desaturase family protein: MKQHRVTTDFSTGQAQIFKNPFLERLTKTNPASNIVIYGITILLLGYLAIGVIGLSVISFITLFCIGFVSWTLAEYLLHRYLFHWYNDWKWTKRFHFIMHGSHHEYPKDKERLLMPPVPGLILASLLFCIFYVLFWVFGVSKYTFGYFPGFFLGYLMYSFVHRAIHVKRPPKRFKYLWLHHNLHHYQYPDKAYGVSNTFWDKVFGTMPPKPRRKDA, translated from the coding sequence ATGAAACAACACAGAGTAACCACAGATTTTTCTACCGGTCAGGCACAAATATTTAAAAATCCTTTTTTAGAACGGTTAACTAAAACCAATCCTGCCTCAAACATTGTTATTTATGGTATTACTATTCTACTTCTGGGGTATCTGGCTATAGGTGTTATTGGGCTTTCAGTAATAAGTTTTATAACTTTATTTTGCATCGGTTTTGTTTCCTGGACCTTGGCCGAGTATTTACTTCACAGGTATTTATTTCATTGGTATAACGACTGGAAATGGACAAAACGTTTTCATTTCATAATGCATGGTTCCCATCATGAATATCCAAAAGACAAAGAGCGTTTATTAATGCCTCCAGTTCCAGGACTAATTTTAGCCTCGTTACTTTTCTGTATTTTCTATGTTTTGTTTTGGGTATTTGGGGTTTCAAAATACACTTTCGGGTATTTTCCTGGTTTCTTTTTGGGGTACTTAATGTATTCGTTTGTACACAGAGCTATTCATGTAAAACGACCACCAAAACGATTTAAATACTTATGGCTCCATCATAATTTACATCATTACCAGTATCCAGATAAAGCATATGGTGTATCTAATACATTTTGGGATAAGGTTTTTGGTACTATGCCACCTAAACCAAGGCGCAAAGACGCATAA